In Streptomyces sp. NBC_01439, the following are encoded in one genomic region:
- a CDS encoding ABC transporter substrate-binding protein — MPRTGRLTTATAVLAAISALATACTGQGADTASDDPKADVTLNFWHGWSAPSETKAIEENIARFEKAHPNIKVKVTGNMTDDKVNQALRAGGDKAPDVVSSFTTDSVGTFCNSHAFADLNPFLAKSGVDKTKVFPKTLLEYTQFEGNQCTLPLLHDAYGLVYNKTAFAAAGITEPPKTWSQFAEVAQKLTKPQGDSYEQVGLMPTFHGYETTPMRLAAQWSPTYFTPDGKSALAADPAFAKMLTAQKDLVAKLGGYEKLERFRNTFGDEWSAEHPFHTGRVVMQIDGEWRAPMAKEAGVSFEIGTAPLPVPDEQADDYGKGYLSGTIMGIAAGSKKQNAAWELVKYMTTDTGAVVAFANAIHNIPSTFGALDSPDLQVTPEFKTFLDIARHPKSSTTPAKADGGTYQLTFTDFAYAVEKGDVGDVPAGLAKTDQQIDTDIAKAK, encoded by the coding sequence ATGCCCAGAACCGGACGTCTGACCACCGCGACCGCCGTCCTCGCGGCGATATCCGCCCTCGCCACGGCCTGTACGGGCCAGGGCGCGGACACCGCCTCCGACGACCCGAAGGCGGACGTCACCCTCAACTTCTGGCACGGCTGGTCCGCGCCGAGCGAGACCAAGGCGATCGAGGAGAACATCGCCCGGTTCGAGAAGGCGCACCCGAACATCAAGGTCAAGGTCACCGGCAACATGACCGACGACAAGGTCAACCAGGCGCTGCGGGCGGGCGGGGACAAGGCCCCCGACGTGGTCTCCTCCTTCACCACCGACAGCGTGGGCACGTTCTGCAACTCCCACGCCTTCGCCGACCTGAACCCCTTCCTCGCGAAGTCCGGCGTGGACAAGACGAAGGTCTTCCCCAAAACCCTGCTGGAGTACACCCAGTTCGAAGGCAACCAGTGCACGCTGCCGCTGCTGCACGACGCGTACGGGCTCGTCTACAACAAGACCGCCTTCGCGGCCGCCGGCATCACCGAACCCCCCAAGACCTGGAGCCAGTTCGCCGAGGTCGCGCAGAAACTCACCAAACCCCAGGGCGACTCGTACGAGCAGGTCGGCCTGATGCCCACCTTCCACGGCTACGAGACCACCCCCATGCGGCTCGCCGCCCAGTGGAGCCCCACCTATTTCACCCCCGACGGCAAGTCCGCTCTGGCCGCGGACCCGGCCTTCGCGAAGATGCTGACCGCGCAGAAGGACCTGGTGGCGAAGCTCGGCGGCTACGAGAAGCTGGAGCGGTTCCGCAACACCTTCGGGGACGAGTGGAGCGCCGAACACCCCTTCCACACCGGCCGGGTGGTCATGCAGATCGACGGCGAGTGGCGGGCCCCGATGGCGAAGGAGGCCGGCGTCTCCTTCGAGATCGGCACCGCGCCGCTGCCCGTGCCCGACGAGCAGGCCGACGACTACGGCAAGGGCTACCTCTCCGGCACGATCATGGGCATCGCCGCGGGCAGCAAGAAGCAGAACGCCGCCTGGGAGCTGGTCAAGTACATGACGACCGACACCGGGGCGGTGGTGGCCTTCGCCAACGCCATCCACAACATCCCGTCCACGTTCGGCGCCCTGGACTCCCCGGACCTGCAGGTGACCCCGGAGTTCAAGACCTTCCTCGACATCGCCCGGCACCCGAAGTCCAGCACCACCCCGGCCAAGGCCGACGGCGGCACCTACCAGCTGACCTTCACGGACTTCGCGTACGCCGTCGAGAAGGGCGACGTCGGCGACGTACCGGCCGGTCTCGCCAAGACCGACCAGCAGATCGACACGGACATCGCGAAGGCGAAGTAG
- a CDS encoding ROK family transcriptional regulator has translation MPAATPGTPSLLRAMNDRAALELLLTHGPLSRTRIGHLTGLSKPTASQLLARLEAVGLVVATGTDGGRPGPSAQLYAINPRAAHVGGLDVTPERVLAAVADLTGTVVATHEVPYTEGAEAVAQVTEALGGAVKAAGLHRTDLHRVVIGTPGAFDPQTGRLRYASHLPGWHSPTLLEELAAALPMPVEYENDVNLAAVAEQRLGAARGHEDFVLLWNEEGLGAALVLGGRLHRGWTGGAGEVGFLPVPGRPLARQVTRANSGGYQELAGVEGLPRLAAELGVEPPDAPGAPNAPGAAHGPEVAAAVALLARAAAAPEGAQLTFLQAYATALATGLASVVAVLDPEIVVLSGAAISAGGEPLRALLEAELAELAPSRPRLVPGEVRERPVLHGALESALAATRDEVFDTSG, from the coding sequence ATGCCCGCCGCCACGCCCGGAACGCCCAGCCTGTTGCGCGCCATGAACGACCGGGCCGCACTCGAACTCCTGCTGACGCACGGCCCGCTGTCCCGGACCCGCATCGGACACCTGACCGGACTGTCCAAGCCCACCGCCTCGCAGTTGCTCGCCCGCCTCGAAGCGGTCGGGCTCGTCGTGGCCACCGGCACGGACGGCGGACGCCCCGGCCCGAGCGCCCAGCTCTACGCGATCAATCCGCGCGCCGCCCACGTCGGCGGCCTCGACGTCACACCGGAGCGGGTCCTGGCGGCCGTCGCCGACCTCACCGGCACGGTGGTCGCCACCCACGAGGTCCCCTACACCGAGGGCGCGGAGGCCGTCGCCCAGGTGACCGAGGCCCTCGGCGGGGCCGTCAAGGCCGCCGGACTGCACCGCACCGACCTGCACCGGGTGGTCATCGGCACGCCGGGCGCCTTCGACCCCCAGACCGGCCGCCTGCGCTACGCCAGCCACCTCCCCGGCTGGCACTCCCCCACCCTCCTGGAGGAGCTGGCGGCGGCGCTGCCGATGCCCGTCGAGTACGAGAACGACGTCAATCTCGCCGCCGTCGCCGAGCAGCGGCTCGGGGCCGCCCGCGGCCACGAGGACTTCGTCCTGCTGTGGAACGAGGAGGGTCTCGGCGCCGCACTGGTACTGGGCGGCCGGTTGCACCGGGGCTGGACCGGCGGCGCCGGCGAGGTGGGCTTCCTGCCGGTACCGGGCCGCCCCCTGGCCCGGCAGGTCACCCGGGCCAACTCCGGCGGGTACCAGGAGCTGGCCGGTGTGGAGGGACTCCCCCGACTCGCCGCGGAACTGGGCGTGGAGCCGCCGGACGCCCCCGGGGCACCCAACGCCCCCGGGGCCGCGCACGGACCGGAGGTCGCCGCCGCCGTCGCCCTGCTCGCACGGGCCGCCGCCGCCCCCGAGGGAGCGCAGCTGACGTTCCTCCAGGCGTACGCCACCGCACTGGCCACCGGTCTCGCCTCGGTCGTCGCCGTGCTGGACCCGGAGATCGTGGTCCTGTCCGGGGCGGCGATCAGTGCGGGGGGCGAGCCGCTGCGCGCGCTGCTGGAGGCCGAACTCGCCGAGCTGGCCCCCTCCCGGCCCCGACTGGTCCCCGGCGAGGTGCGGGAGCGGCCCGTCCTGCACGGCGCGCTGGAGAGCGCGCTGGCCGCCACCCGGGACGAAGTGTTCGACACCTCGGGCTGA
- a CDS encoding mechanosensitive ion channel family protein, whose translation MPWPAALLPLAADVPDAPASVKEAQESVTEAASFIEQNWATWLSIGLRILLIVVIAAVIRSAVRKALTKLITRMNTSAEAVEGTALGGLLVNAERRRQRSEAIGSVLRSVASFLILGTAALMVLAALKIDLAPLLASAGVAGVAIGFGARNLVTDFLSGVFMIMEDQYGVGDKIDAGVASGEVIEVGLRVTKLRGDNGEIWYVRNGEIKRIGNLSQGWATAGVDVQVKPSENLSRIREVVKEVADAMAKESPWDERLWGPVEVLGLDEVLLASMTVKVSAKTMPGQQFAVERELRWRIKEAFDAAGIRIIGGMPAPDEDEEAPADPSASVAAPSALANPASPQSLATAPIPPPAGPRITK comes from the coding sequence GTGCCCTGGCCCGCCGCTCTGCTGCCGTTGGCAGCCGACGTTCCGGACGCGCCCGCATCGGTCAAGGAGGCGCAGGAGAGCGTCACCGAGGCCGCCAGCTTCATCGAGCAGAACTGGGCCACCTGGCTGAGCATCGGCCTGCGGATCCTGCTGATCGTCGTGATAGCGGCGGTGATCCGCTCGGCGGTCCGCAAGGCGCTGACCAAGCTGATAACCCGGATGAACACCAGCGCCGAGGCGGTGGAGGGCACCGCCCTGGGCGGACTGCTGGTCAATGCGGAGCGTCGGCGCCAGCGTTCGGAGGCGATCGGCTCGGTGCTCCGCTCGGTGGCCTCGTTCCTGATCCTCGGTACGGCCGCACTGATGGTGCTGGCCGCCCTGAAGATCGACCTGGCCCCGCTGCTCGCGAGTGCCGGTGTGGCCGGTGTGGCGATCGGTTTCGGTGCCCGGAACCTGGTGACGGACTTCCTGTCCGGCGTCTTCATGATCATGGAGGACCAGTACGGCGTCGGCGACAAGATCGACGCGGGCGTGGCCTCGGGCGAGGTCATCGAGGTCGGACTGCGCGTGACCAAGCTCCGCGGGGACAACGGCGAGATCTGGTACGTGCGCAACGGCGAGATCAAGCGGATCGGCAACCTCAGCCAGGGCTGGGCGACCGCGGGCGTGGACGTCCAGGTCAAGCCTTCGGAGAACCTGTCCCGGATCCGCGAGGTGGTCAAGGAGGTCGCGGACGCCATGGCCAAGGAGTCCCCGTGGGACGAGCGCCTGTGGGGTCCGGTGGAGGTGCTGGGCCTGGACGAGGTGCTGCTCGCCTCGATGACCGTGAAGGTGTCGGCCAAGACCATGCCCGGCCAGCAGTTCGCGGTGGAGCGGGAGCTGCGCTGGCGGATCAAGGAGGCCTTCGACGCCGCGGGCATCCGGATCATCGGCGGCATGCCGGCGCCCGACGAGGACGAGGAGGCCCCGGCGGACCCGTCGGCCTCGGTCGCCGCGCCGTCCGCCCTCGCGAACCCGGCCTCCCCGCAGTCGCTGGCCACGGCCCCGATCCCGCCGCCGGCCGGCCCGCGGATCACCAAGTGA
- a CDS encoding HNH endonuclease yields the protein MPHVLVLNASYEPLGVVPLRRALVLVLENKAVSLEESGAYLHSATRVVPAPSVVRLKRFVRVPYRGPVPLTRRALFARDGGRCMYCGAVATSVDHVIPRSRGGQHVWDNVVAACRRCNHVKADRHLLELGWRLRHQPAPPSGLAWRIIGTGHRDPRWMPYLQPYGAEDALERIGVAAG from the coding sequence GTGCCGCACGTCCTGGTCCTCAACGCGTCGTACGAGCCCCTCGGCGTCGTACCGCTCCGCCGCGCGCTCGTCCTCGTCCTGGAGAACAAAGCGGTCTCCCTGGAGGAATCCGGCGCCTATCTGCACAGCGCGACAAGGGTCGTCCCCGCGCCCAGCGTGGTACGGCTCAAGCGCTTCGTGCGGGTCCCCTACCGGGGGCCCGTTCCACTCACCCGGCGCGCACTGTTCGCGCGGGACGGCGGTCGCTGCATGTACTGCGGCGCCGTCGCCACCAGCGTCGACCACGTCATTCCGCGCAGCCGGGGCGGACAGCACGTCTGGGACAACGTCGTCGCGGCGTGCCGGCGCTGCAACCACGTCAAGGCCGACCGGCACCTGCTGGAACTCGGCTGGCGGCTGCGCCACCAGCCGGCCCCGCCGTCCGGGCTGGCGTGGCGGATCATCGGCACGGGGCACCGGGATCCTCGGTGGATGCCGTACCTCCAGCCGTACGGGGCCGAGGACGCGCTGGAGCGGATCGGGGTCGCGGCCGGTTAG
- a CDS encoding beta-N-acetylglucosaminidase domain-containing protein, translating into MRLRGKGRNTAAAVAVIGTLLGGAVSSAPPGTFAAPTTPDRAAPGAGPGATPVSAAAGPVLDPGADAPRAATEGPAVWPRPQSMTADPARELPLGTEAVLVAGAGADPYAVKVVRDALRAAGVRTVHESAPGAPLPARGTVVRLQDADAEQALRALGAAAPSDLPAGGYRLAAGRHAGRDTIAVAGIGAEGLFHAAQTLRQLLAAGGGKMPGVLVRDWPAAPVRGITEGFYGQPWTQEQRLAQLDFMGRTKQNRLLVAPGDDPYRTTGWRQDYPQEQQAEFRALAERARANQVVLAWAVTPGQSMCLSSEADRAALARKLDAMWDLGFRAFQVQFQDVSYSEWGCKADRERYGKGPAAAAKAHAEVAGGLAAHLAARYPGAPALSLLPTEYYQEGATTYRTALAGALDPRVEVAWTGVGVVPRTITGKELAGARAALGHPLITMDNYPVNDWDPGRIFLGPYAGREPAVAGGSAALLANAMPQGTLSRIPLFTAADFAWNPRGYRPGESWAAAVRDLTGADPSARQAMAALAGNTTSSGLKQEESAYLKPLVEQFWKARAAGDPAAGTELRKAFTVLREAKDRLPALSGEAGPWLERLARYGTAGELAVDVLQAQARGDGAAAWKASRALAEVRATLAKPGSARVDKAVLDPFLTKAVAEADAWTGAARQTGTVTKEAEAWTVRLDAPRTVSAVTVMTDPFPAGARGAAVEAHVPGEGWRKVADASASGWTQVETAGLQADAVRLSWAGSAPAVHQVVPWFGDGPRARFELADGAAADAEIGGAAQRVSATLSALGPGEVRGPLSAKPPAGIEVRLPQVAVAPRGSQVSIPLEVTVAAGTPAGSYQVPVTFDGESRTLTVRAVPRTGGPDLLRTARATSSANETPDFPASAAVDGSAATRWSSPAVDGAWWRAELPAPARVGRLELHWQDAYPSAYRVETSADGVTWRPAATVKASRGGRESLRMDAPDTRFLRITCETRATKYGCSLWSAEAYAVTP; encoded by the coding sequence GTGCGGCTCAGGGGCAAGGGGCGGAACACCGCCGCCGCCGTGGCGGTGATCGGCACGCTGCTGGGCGGTGCCGTGTCCTCCGCGCCACCCGGGACCTTCGCGGCGCCCACCACACCGGACAGAGCGGCGCCCGGAGCGGGCCCCGGAGCGACCCCCGTGTCCGCTGCCGCCGGGCCGGTGCTCGACCCGGGAGCCGACGCCCCGCGGGCCGCCACCGAGGGGCCCGCCGTGTGGCCGCGGCCGCAGTCGATGACCGCCGATCCGGCGCGCGAGCTGCCGCTGGGCACCGAGGCCGTACTGGTCGCGGGGGCCGGCGCCGACCCGTACGCCGTCAAGGTGGTGCGGGACGCCCTGCGCGCGGCGGGCGTACGGACCGTCCACGAGTCGGCCCCCGGCGCACCGCTGCCCGCACGGGGCACCGTCGTACGGCTCCAGGACGCGGACGCGGAGCAAGCGCTGCGGGCGCTGGGCGCGGCCGCCCCGTCGGACCTGCCGGCCGGGGGGTACCGGCTGGCCGCCGGCCGCCACGCCGGCCGGGACACGATCGCGGTGGCCGGCATAGGCGCGGAAGGACTCTTCCACGCGGCGCAGACGCTGCGCCAACTGCTCGCGGCGGGCGGCGGGAAGATGCCCGGCGTACTGGTGCGGGACTGGCCGGCCGCGCCGGTGCGCGGGATAACCGAGGGCTTCTACGGGCAGCCGTGGACCCAGGAACAGCGCCTCGCCCAGCTCGACTTCATGGGCCGCACCAAGCAGAACCGGCTGCTCGTCGCCCCCGGCGACGACCCGTACCGCACGACGGGCTGGCGCCAGGACTACCCGCAGGAGCAGCAGGCGGAATTCCGTGCGCTGGCCGAACGGGCCCGCGCCAACCAGGTCGTCCTGGCCTGGGCGGTGACCCCCGGGCAGTCGATGTGCCTGTCCTCGGAGGCCGACCGGGCGGCGCTCGCGCGCAAGCTGGACGCGATGTGGGACCTCGGCTTCCGCGCCTTCCAGGTGCAGTTCCAGGACGTCAGCTACTCCGAGTGGGGCTGCAAGGCCGACCGGGAGCGGTACGGGAAGGGCCCGGCGGCCGCCGCGAAGGCGCACGCCGAGGTCGCGGGAGGACTGGCGGCGCACCTGGCCGCCCGCTACCCGGGGGCGCCCGCGCTGTCGCTGCTGCCGACGGAGTACTACCAGGAGGGCGCCACCACCTACCGGACGGCCCTGGCGGGTGCGTTGGACCCGCGGGTGGAGGTGGCCTGGACGGGCGTGGGCGTGGTGCCGCGCACGATCACGGGCAAGGAACTGGCCGGCGCGCGCGCCGCCCTGGGGCACCCGCTGATCACCATGGACAACTACCCGGTGAACGACTGGGATCCGGGCCGGATCTTCCTCGGCCCGTACGCGGGCCGCGAGCCGGCGGTCGCGGGCGGTTCGGCGGCACTGCTGGCCAACGCGATGCCGCAGGGCACCCTGTCGCGGATCCCGCTCTTCACGGCGGCGGACTTCGCGTGGAACCCGCGCGGCTACCGGCCCGGCGAGTCCTGGGCGGCGGCGGTGCGGGACCTGACGGGCGCCGACCCGAGCGCGCGCCAGGCGATGGCGGCGCTCGCCGGGAACACCACGTCGTCCGGGCTCAAGCAGGAGGAGTCGGCGTACCTGAAGCCGCTCGTCGAGCAGTTCTGGAAGGCCCGCGCCGCGGGCGACCCTGCGGCCGGGACCGAGCTGCGCAAGGCGTTCACGGTCCTGCGCGAGGCCAAGGACCGGCTGCCGGCCCTGTCGGGCGAGGCGGGTCCCTGGCTGGAGCGCCTGGCGCGCTACGGGACGGCGGGCGAGCTGGCGGTGGACGTCCTGCAGGCCCAGGCCCGCGGCGACGGCGCGGCCGCCTGGAAGGCCTCCCGGGCCCTGGCCGAGGTCCGGGCGACCTTGGCGAAGCCGGGATCGGCCCGGGTGGACAAGGCCGTCCTGGACCCGTTCCTGACGAAGGCGGTGGCCGAGGCCGACGCCTGGACCGGCGCCGCCCGTCAGACCGGCACGGTGACGAAGGAGGCCGAGGCCTGGACCGTACGGCTGGACGCCCCGCGCACGGTGTCGGCGGTGACCGTGATGACCGACCCGTTCCCCGCCGGGGCGCGGGGCGCCGCGGTGGAGGCGCACGTACCCGGCGAGGGCTGGCGCAAGGTCGCCGACGCCTCGGCCTCGGGCTGGACCCAGGTGGAGACGGCGGGGCTGCAGGCGGACGCGGTGCGCCTGTCCTGGGCCGGATCCGCGCCCGCGGTGCACCAGGTGGTGCCGTGGTTCGGGGACGGCCCGCGGGCCCGGTTCGAGCTGGCGGACGGGGCCGCGGCCGACGCCGAGATCGGCGGCGCCGCGCAGCGGGTCTCGGCGACGTTGTCCGCGCTGGGTCCGGGCGAGGTCCGCGGCCCGCTGTCGGCGAAGCCGCCGGCGGGCATCGAGGTCCGCCTCCCGCAGGTCGCGGTGGCCCCGCGGGGCAGCCAGGTGTCGATCCCGCTGGAGGTCACGGTCGCCGCGGGCACCCCGGCGGGCAGCTACCAGGTGCCGGTGACCTTCGACGGGGAGTCACGCACCCTGACGGTGCGTGCGGTGCCCCGTACCGGCGGCCCCGATCTGCTGCGGACCGCGCGGGCGACGTCCTCGGCGAACGAGACCCCCGACTTCCCGGCCTCGGCGGCCGTGGACGGCTCCGCGGCCACCCGCTGGTCGTCCCCGGCGGTGGACGGCGCGTGGTGGCGGGCGGAACTGCCCGCCCCGGCGCGGGTGGGGCGGCTGGAGCTGCACTGGCAGGACGCGTACCCGTCGGCGTACCGGGTGGAGACCTCCGCGGACGGGGTGACCTGGCGCCCGGCGGCAACCGTGAAGGCCTCCCGGGGCGGCCGCGAGTCGCTCCGGATGGACGCCCCGGACACCCGTTTCCTGCGGATCACGTGCGAGACCCGCGCGACGAAGTACGGCTGCTCGCTCTGGTCGGCGGAGGCCTACGCGGTCACCCCGTAG
- a CDS encoding 4-alpha-glucanotransferase yields the protein MDDLARLAAQYGVATDYRPAADVTVPVPETTVRAVLGLLGVVTDDAASIRAGAESAAQEAAERLLPPTVVLWQGDRVAPEPAPLPPGSRVRVLAEETGEALAWGPALPLGVHRLIAEAPDGRSAEATLVVAPQRAPAAPGRAHGLLVQLYSLLSERSWGMGDLGDLAELARWAGRTHGAGFIQVNPLHAAVPGAPTDPSPYRPSSRRFPDPVHLRIEDVPEYADCPDRRALDELAARGGELRRQVLEKGALIDRDAVWELKRSALELLYAVPRTPEREAAYRAFCAEQGAPLDVHATWCAGHAGEEDPKERADFHRWLVWLTDGQLAAAQRAARGAGMTVGIVHDLAVGVHPQGSDVFGSPCYARHISVGAPPDAFNARGQDWGLPPWRPDVLAATGYAPFRSLLRGVFRYAGALRIDHVMGLFRLWWIPEGTPPAEGAYVSYDGEAMLAILVLEAHRAGALVIGEDLGTVEPRVRQELARRGVLGTSVLWFERDWDGAGAPLAAQAWRADCLATVTTHDLPPTAAKLAGGHVELRDRLGLLTRPAELERVEDAADTAEWLELLDGLGLDTKGEEAAVRALYAFLLRTPARLVGVWLPDAVGDRRPQNLPGTWDQYPNWRLPVADAAGRPLTLEELVSSPRANALLSAVGEGARPRTAPPGARPV from the coding sequence ATGGACGACCTGGCCCGGCTCGCTGCCCAGTACGGAGTCGCCACCGACTACCGGCCCGCCGCGGACGTCACCGTCCCGGTGCCGGAGACCACCGTCAGGGCGGTCCTCGGGCTGCTGGGGGTGGTCACCGACGACGCGGCGAGCATCCGGGCGGGCGCCGAGTCCGCCGCACAGGAGGCGGCCGAGCGGCTGCTGCCGCCCACGGTGGTGCTCTGGCAGGGGGACCGGGTGGCTCCGGAGCCCGCCCCGCTGCCCCCGGGCAGCCGGGTGCGGGTGCTGGCCGAGGAGACGGGGGAGGCGCTCGCATGGGGCCCCGCGCTGCCGCTGGGCGTCCACCGGCTCATCGCCGAGGCGCCCGACGGGCGCAGCGCCGAGGCCACCTTGGTCGTGGCCCCGCAACGGGCCCCGGCCGCGCCCGGGCGGGCCCACGGGCTGCTCGTCCAGCTCTACTCCTTGCTCTCCGAGCGCTCCTGGGGCATGGGCGACCTCGGCGACCTCGCGGAGCTCGCCCGTTGGGCGGGCCGGACCCACGGCGCCGGGTTCATCCAGGTCAACCCGCTGCACGCGGCCGTGCCCGGGGCCCCGACCGACCCCTCCCCGTACCGGCCGTCCTCGCGGCGCTTCCCGGACCCCGTCCACCTGCGGATCGAGGACGTCCCCGAATACGCCGACTGCCCCGACCGCCGGGCCCTCGACGAGCTCGCCGCCCGTGGTGGGGAACTGCGCCGCCAGGTCCTGGAGAAGGGCGCGCTGATCGACCGAGACGCCGTCTGGGAACTCAAGCGGTCCGCCCTGGAACTGCTGTACGCCGTCCCGCGCACCCCCGAACGCGAAGCCGCCTACCGGGCGTTCTGTGCCGAACAGGGGGCTCCGCTGGACGTGCACGCCACCTGGTGCGCGGGGCACGCGGGGGAGGAGGACCCGAAGGAGCGGGCCGATTTCCACCGCTGGCTGGTCTGGCTGACGGACGGCCAGCTCGCCGCCGCCCAGCGGGCCGCCCGCGGGGCCGGCATGACGGTCGGCATCGTCCACGACCTCGCCGTCGGGGTGCACCCGCAGGGTTCCGACGTCTTCGGGTCGCCCTGCTACGCGCGGCACATCTCGGTCGGGGCCCCGCCGGACGCCTTCAACGCCCGCGGCCAGGACTGGGGGCTGCCGCCGTGGCGCCCGGACGTACTGGCCGCCACCGGCTACGCCCCCTTCCGGTCCCTGCTGCGGGGGGTGTTCCGCTACGCGGGCGCCCTGCGGATCGACCACGTGATGGGTCTGTTCCGGCTCTGGTGGATCCCGGAGGGGACCCCGCCCGCGGAGGGCGCGTACGTCAGCTACGACGGCGAGGCCATGCTGGCGATCCTGGTGCTGGAGGCCCACCGGGCGGGCGCCCTGGTCATCGGTGAGGACCTCGGGACGGTGGAGCCGCGGGTCCGTCAGGAGCTGGCCCGGCGCGGGGTGCTCGGCACCTCGGTGCTCTGGTTCGAGCGGGACTGGGACGGGGCCGGGGCCCCGCTGGCCGCACAGGCCTGGCGGGCCGACTGCCTGGCCACCGTCACCACGCACGACCTGCCGCCCACGGCCGCCAAACTCGCCGGGGGCCATGTGGAACTGCGCGACCGGCTCGGCCTGCTGACCCGCCCGGCCGAGCTGGAGCGCGTCGAAGACGCCGCGGACACCGCCGAGTGGCTGGAGCTGCTGGACGGCCTCGGACTGGACACCAAGGGCGAGGAGGCCGCCGTACGGGCCCTGTACGCCTTCCTGCTGCGCACCCCCGCGCGGCTGGTCGGCGTATGGCTGCCCGATGCGGTGGGGGACCGGCGGCCGCAGAACCTGCCGGGGACCTGGGACCAGTACCCCAATTGGCGGCTGCCGGTCGCCGATGCCGCGGGGCGGCCGCTGACCCTGGAGGAGCTCGTGTCCTCGCCCCGGGCGAACGCCCTGCTGAGCGCGGTGGGGGAGGGCGCACGGCCTCGTACGGCACCCCCGGGCGCGCGCCCCGTTTAG
- a CDS encoding MarR family winged helix-turn-helix transcriptional regulator, with protein sequence MSDDKDAVDAITAQWFAVRPDLETAPMAVFGRIYRIAKAMGDAMEQRYARFGISRGEFDVVATLRRSGEPYTLSPRQLSATLMLTTGGMTGRLDKLEKAGLLYRKPDPHDRRGLQVTITDRGLALIDEAVGAGLEVQRAALTGLTDDEVAVLTGLLRRLLAAV encoded by the coding sequence ATGAGTGACGACAAGGACGCAGTGGATGCGATCACGGCCCAGTGGTTCGCCGTGCGCCCCGACCTGGAGACGGCCCCCATGGCCGTCTTCGGACGCATCTACCGGATCGCCAAGGCCATGGGCGACGCAATGGAGCAGCGCTATGCGCGCTTCGGCATCTCGCGCGGCGAGTTCGACGTCGTGGCCACGCTGCGCCGGTCGGGCGAGCCCTACACGCTTTCGCCCCGGCAGCTCTCGGCCACCCTGATGCTCACCACGGGCGGCATGACCGGGCGTCTGGACAAGCTGGAGAAGGCCGGGCTGCTCTACCGCAAGCCCGATCCCCACGACCGGCGGGGGCTCCAGGTGACGATCACCGACCGCGGCCTCGCGCTCATCGACGAGGCCGTCGGCGCCGGTCTGGAAGTGCAGCGCGCCGCGCTCACCGGGCTGACCGACGACGAGGTCGCCGTGCTCACCGGCCTGCTCCGCCGGCTCCTGGCCGCCGTCTGA
- a CDS encoding EamA family transporter, giving the protein MKRLATVALTALAPISWGSTYAVATELLPPDRPLFTGVMRALPAGLLLTALARTLPKGQWWWKSAVLGILNIGAFFPLLFLSAYRLPGGVAAVLGAAGPLFVVGLAALVLGERASLRTVLAAVVAAFGVSMVVLTAEARLDAVGIVAGVISSASMGAGTVMTKRWGRPEGVGPLAMTGWQLTAGGLFIIPVAALVEGAPPALDGKAFLGYGYMMLINTGIAYWLWFRGIGALSATSVTLLGPLSPLTAAVIGWAALGQALSPIQLVGMAIAFGATVAGQLAAARKPRSFSSPEKNDQNISMDLTDEAVRR; this is encoded by the coding sequence ATGAAGCGCTTAGCCACCGTCGCCCTGACCGCACTCGCCCCCATCTCCTGGGGCTCCACCTACGCCGTGGCCACCGAGCTGCTGCCGCCCGACCGGCCGCTGTTCACCGGAGTGATGCGGGCCCTGCCCGCCGGACTGCTGCTGACCGCCCTGGCCCGCACCCTGCCCAAGGGTCAGTGGTGGTGGAAGTCCGCCGTCCTCGGCATCCTCAACATCGGCGCCTTCTTCCCGCTCCTGTTCCTCTCCGCCTATCGGCTCCCCGGCGGGGTCGCGGCCGTACTGGGCGCCGCCGGCCCGCTGTTCGTCGTAGGGCTGGCCGCGCTCGTCCTCGGGGAGCGGGCGAGCCTGCGCACCGTGCTCGCCGCCGTCGTCGCGGCGTTCGGCGTGAGCATGGTCGTCCTGACCGCCGAGGCCCGGCTCGACGCGGTCGGCATCGTCGCCGGTGTGATCTCCTCCGCCTCCATGGGTGCCGGCACCGTGATGACCAAGCGCTGGGGCCGCCCCGAGGGCGTGGGCCCGCTGGCGATGACCGGCTGGCAGCTCACCGCGGGCGGACTGTTCATCATTCCGGTCGCCGCCCTCGTCGAGGGCGCCCCGCCCGCGCTCGACGGCAAGGCCTTCCTCGGCTACGGCTACATGATGCTGATCAACACCGGGATCGCGTACTGGCTCTGGTTCCGCGGCATCGGAGCCCTCAGTGCCACCTCGGTCACCCTGCTCGGCCCGCTTTCCCCGCTCACCGCCGCCGTCATCGGCTGGGCCGCCCTCGGGCAGGCGCTCTCGCCGATCCAGCTCGTCGGGATGGCGATCGCCTTCGGGGCCACCGTCGCCGGTCAGCTGGCCGCCGCCCGCAAGCCCCGATCGTTCAGTTCTCCTGAAAAGAATGATCAGAACATTTCGATGGACCTGACGGATGAGGCGGTGCGACGGTAG